GTGATGGTCGGCAGCGCGGTGGTCAGAACCACATCCGTGGCCAGTTGGATCACATCCGTCCCCTGGCCCTTCGGGCAGCCGCCGGCGGCGGCATCGGTATTGGCGGCGGTAATGGCATCCGCCAGCGTGCAGCTGCCATGCACCGTGATCAGGTTGGCCGGCGCCGCCTGGCTGCCACTGCCGAGGGCCAGCAGCAGCGCCGCCCCGGCCAGGCCCACGCCCAACCGCCGCTGCAACACCTGCCTCTGTCCCGGTCGCAGCCGCCGCAAGCGCTCCTTCCACAGCGCATAGCGCGCCGCCAACGCTGCGCCGCTTTCGGCCAGCAACTTCAGCAGCCAGGGCCTGTCCTGTCCTGCCTGCCGCGCCGCTTCGGCGGTCAATTCCTGCCAGGCTGCCAGCAGGCCATTGTCATCGCCAGGTCTTTGCTCTGCAAACATCTTCGTTAGCCTCCTACGCATCTGCATGAGGCAGGCTGCTCCGGCCTCCAGCCAGCGCGCCTGCGGTGATAATTGCGCCCTGGGCAGCCGAGCCTCAACCTGGCCCGCGCCTGGTCCCAGAGGTGACGCCTTCAGCGGCCCAGCCTGCCCGAAGCGGCCCCCGGGGGAGGGTGCACCTGTGCTCCAAAGCAGCCAACGCCACTGCTTGCCCATCCTACTCCCCTTTTCTCCCCTGCGCTACGACTTTAGTCACATCCGCGCCACGAATTTTCAGCCAGTGCGTCGCACCTGGCAGGTGCGACGCACTTACAGTTCGGCCAAAAGCAACTCCAAGTCCTCGTAATCGTATGGTGGACGCTTTTGGATGCTCAGGACGACGACTTCGCCCCAGGCGTCATTGATGGCGTAGATGACTCGCCAGTCATCAATACGAATCCGCCTTGCTTCCCATTCCACCGGCGCGGGGAATTGTAGAGTCAATTCGATGCTCGTGCCAGGCCGGGGATCATCACCCCAATCATCGATGATCCGCTTAACCTATTGGCGAACGTGACCCGGAAGGCGCTTGCGGGCATTGTGCACCGCCGGTCTGGCCCACACTTTGTAGTGTGGCTGAAACTCGCGCCGACTACCCGACTTCGTCATCGTCCCAGGCGTCGCGAATGCTGTCCCAGTCCAACCAACCGGCTTGTTCCGGCCTTCCGCCCGCTGCGGCTAACTCCTGCAAGCCAAGCTGGGCGATCTTGGCGTCCGTTACGGCCTCGACCCACTCTGACAGTAGTTCCCATGATCGCACATCCATCAGCACAGCTGTGCGCTGGCCGTTGCCATCGACGACGAATTGTAGAGGTGAGATGGCGTTTGCAATCATCGCCGCCTCGCTGGTGCGCGTGGACATGATGGTAGCTTAGCACTACGAGCACAAAAGTCAAATCGCCTCAGTAAGTGGTAAGTGCGTCGCACTCAGAGCAACCATCGGTTGCCGGCGCAACGCACTTACCACTTACCAATGACCAATCCTTCGACTCCGCTCAGGACAAGCCTCCAATCTCCAGTCTCCAAATCTCCAATCTCCCCCTACCCCCTCACCCCAATATGCAGCTCCGCCAACTGCCGCGGCGACACCGGGCTGGGGCTGTTCAACAGCAGGTCGGTGGCCGAGGCCGTCTTGGGGAAGGCGATCACCTCGCGGATGCTGGCTTCGTCGGCCAGGATGGCGGTGATGCGGTCCAGCCCCAGGGCGATGCCGCCGTGCGGGGGCGCCCCGTACTGGAACGCCTCCAGCAAATGCCCGAACTGCTCCTGCGCCTCGTCGGCCGAGATGCCCAGGGTGGCGAACATCTTCGCCTGCTGCTCCTGGTCGTGGATGCGGATGCTGCCGCCGCCGATCTCCATGCCGTTGCAGACCAGGTCATAGGCCTTGGCCAGGGCGGCGCCGGGGTCAGTATCCAGCAGGGGCCAGTCCTCGTTGCGGGCGCTGGTAAAAGGATGGTGCTTCGCCTCCCAGCGCTTCTCGTCGGCGTTCCATTCCAGCAGCGGGAAATCGATCACCCAGGCACAGGCGAGAACATTGGGGTCGGCCAATCCCAGCCGCTGCCCCATCAGCAGACGCAGCCCGCCCAGCGCCTCGGCCACGACCTCGGCGGCGCCGGCCACGACCAGGATCAGATCGTTCTCGTTGGCGACGCAGCGCGACTGGATGGCGGCCATCTCTTCCGGCGTCAGGAACTTGGCCGCCGGGCCTTTCAGCTCGCCGCCCTCCGCCTTCAGCCAGGCCAGCCCCTGCGCCCCCCGCTTCTGCGCTTCCTCGGTCAGCTCGTCGAGTTGCTTGCGCGAGTATCCGCCCGCGCCGGGCGCGCAGATCGCCTTCACCTGGCCGCCGCCCGCCGCGGCGCGGGCAAAGACGCCAAAGCTGCTGCCGGCGGCCAGGTCGGTCAGGTCCACGAACGCCATGCCAAAGCGCAGGTCGGGTTTGTCCGAGCCGTAACGGCCCAGGGCCTCGGCGTAGCTCAGCACCGGGAAGGGCGTCTGCTGAATGGTCTTCGTGCTCAAGGCCCGGAACATCGCCGTCACCATGCCTTCGATCAGGTCGCGCACATCCTGGCTCTCGACGAACGACATCTCCAGGTCGAGCTGGGTGAATTCCGGCTGGCGGTCGGCCCGCAGATCCTCGTCACGGAAACAGCGGGCGATCTGGAAATAACGCTCGAAACCCGCCACCATCAGCAGTTGCTTCATCTGCTGCGGCGATTGCGGCAGGGCATAGAACTTGCCCGGCTGCACACGGCTGGGGACGATGAAATCCCGCGCCCCCTCCGGCGTGCTCTTCAGCAGAATGGGCGTCTCGATCTCGATGAAATCCTTGCCGTCCAGATGCGTGCGGATGAAACTGGTGATCTTGTGCCGCAAAACGATATTTTTCTGCAAACGACCCCGGCGCAGATCGAGATAGCGATACTTCAGCCGCACGGTGTCGCCGATCTCGACTTCCTCGTTGATCGGGAAGGGCGTGGTGCGGGCGGGGTTGAGGATGACCAGCTTTTCGCCATAGACCTCGATCTCGCCCGTGGGCAGGTTGGGATTGACCAGCCCGGCCGGGCGCACCTCCACCCGGCCCTCCACCTGGATGACGTATTCGCTGCGCACCTCGGCCGCCAGCTGATGCGCTGCGGCCGAGACATCGGCATTGAACACGACCTGCACCAGCCCGGAGCGGTCGCGCAGGTCGAAAAAGATCAGCCCGCCGTGGTCGCGGCGGCGGTGCACCCAGCCCGCCAGCGTCACCTTTTGCCCGGCCTGCGCCGAGCGCAATTCATTGCAATTGATTGACTTGAGCATAGTTGAAACGATTCGTGAAATTCGTCTATTCGTGAAATTCGTGAGAGAAAAACAGAACAAAAAAAGAGACCGCTGGCCGCGGCCCTTGTGCCCACGATTATAGCCGCCCCTTGTCCTGCGCGCAAACGATGGTATAATCTCCCAGGCACACGAACTCTTCCCCGCCGGCCTTGCAGTCACCGGCGCCCGCCCTGCATTCCCCCCGAAGGAAAGGCCATGACTCGGCGTTCATTCGAATCCGAATATCTCTACGGCATTCACGACATCGGCGGCGAGCAGATCATGCTCGACAAGGGCATCCCCGGCTGGATGCTGGTCACCGAGAAATTGGGGAGCAACCCCAACGACCAGGGCGGCGTCAACTACCGCCATCTCGCGGACAAGGGTTTGGGGGTGATGGTGCGTTTGAACAACGGCTACGAGGAAGATGGCACCCTGCCCCCTGAAGCTCGCTACGCCGACTTCGCCCAACGCTGCGCCAATTTCGTCCGCAACTCCGACGGCGCCCACATCTGGATCATCGGCAACGAGCCGAACTATGCCATCGAGTGGCCCGGCGCCCGCTGGGACTGGAACACCGTGCAACCGGTCAGCCCCGACAAGGCCGGCGAGCCGATCACGCCGCAACGCTACGCCCGATGCTACGTCCTCGTGCGCAAGGCCATCAAGTCCCTGCCCGGCCGCGCCGACGACCTGGTGCTGCCGGCGGCGGTGGCGCCGTGGAACGCCATGACCAAATACCCCGGCAACGAAAAGGGCGACTGGGTCAAATACTTTGTCGATATGCTGGGCGCCATCGGCGCCGACAACCTCGACGGCATCACCCTCCACACCTACACCCACGGCCAGAGCGAAGACCAGATCTGGGCCGAAGACAAACAGGACGCCGAGGGCTACAGGCATCTGCGCAAAACCTTTCGCACCTACCGCGATTTCATCGACGCCCTGCCGGCCGCCATGC
The DNA window shown above is from Caldilineales bacterium and carries:
- the aspS gene encoding aspartate--tRNA ligase — translated: MLKSINCNELRSAQAGQKVTLAGWVHRRRDHGGLIFFDLRDRSGLVQVVFNADVSAAAHQLAAEVRSEYVIQVEGRVEVRPAGLVNPNLPTGEIEVYGEKLVILNPARTTPFPINEEVEIGDTVRLKYRYLDLRRGRLQKNIVLRHKITSFIRTHLDGKDFIEIETPILLKSTPEGARDFIVPSRVQPGKFYALPQSPQQMKQLLMVAGFERYFQIARCFRDEDLRADRQPEFTQLDLEMSFVESQDVRDLIEGMVTAMFRALSTKTIQQTPFPVLSYAEALGRYGSDKPDLRFGMAFVDLTDLAAGSSFGVFARAAAGGGQVKAICAPGAGGYSRKQLDELTEEAQKRGAQGLAWLKAEGGELKGPAAKFLTPEEMAAIQSRCVANENDLILVVAGAAEVVAEALGGLRLLMGQRLGLADPNVLACAWVIDFPLLEWNADEKRWEAKHHPFTSARNEDWPLLDTDPGAALAKAYDLVCNGMEIGGGSIRIHDQEQQAKMFATLGISADEAQEQFGHLLEAFQYGAPPHGGIALGLDRITAILADEASIREVIAFPKTASATDLLLNSPSPVSPRQLAELHIGVRG